ATATGTGTCTCTCTGAGGAGGTGGAAGTCAAATTTCGGTTGAGCCAATAAAGTGATCTTGAAATTGCATCTCTCGCAACCCAAAGAAAAAAAGCTCTGAGCAGAATTCACCTGAGCGTGTAGGGTGCTGTGATCTGAAAAGGATTCTCCACAGCCAACATATGGACACTCGctctgaagaaaataaaaaaaactattacattAGTCTacgggtaaaaatatatatatcatggtCCACAGAATATCTGAAACAGTGAAGAAAAGCAGACTCTGCTGTTTACCTGAAGACAGGCCCAGAGGTTGGGACCTCCTGCTACACATAACTGGCAGGTTCCcttcaaaacacaaaacaattataCAGCACCATCTCCTGTGTGATTTTGTCAGACCACCAGAATGTATTGTACATTTTGTGGGACTTAGGGCCTTTTAGACCAGAAAAATATGTGAAGGCAAATCTAGAAGACATGACTCAAGAGTAAAAGACATGACTTTGGTCACATTGCACCCATTCCATACATATTCTAGATGCTTGACACTGCGAGAGCTTGGGGATATAAGGCTatatctgcaaaaagatgattctgagataattgtcTTTAAAGTTCCAACCCCTCATTGGTTTTAATGGTGTCAGCATTTTTCATATTGTATTCTTTGAACTTTAACAATATGAATTTAGGTATTTACAGTACAATTTTGAACAAAATACAAATAggaccttatagtcccaagctcgaCTGGGAAAATCTCTTTAGAAACCATCCTTTTCTCTTACCTTGGATTTCTGCAGAAGGTCCTCCTTGGTGACCTCCCCTATGGATTCCAGGTGGGGACAAATGTCCCCCAGGTCACTCATGTTTATTCAACTTCTTCTAAAGATCTAgctaataatacaaaaaaatatgaatctGACATTTTGTTTGGGTAGATAAAACAATACATTCAAGCAAGCTGACATCAGTAAGTGGCTACAACAAGTAGACACACTTCAATCAAGGGGTGTGTCTGACTCTGCAAGAGTAGACTATTACAAAACGTATGTCGAATTAGTCGTACTGTAGCCGACAATGATGCTCTTTggtttagctagcaagctaacgttactcTACTCACTCAAAGCTTTGAAATTACTGCATTTACTAGTAACTAGCTGCCTGACAACCCATCGACATTCTAGAAATGGATAATCAATTAATTCAACATCTAACTATCGCACATCAGCCAACACAGgtacactttttttattttattaaatcaattcCTGCACTATGGTTTGGCTAAAGAGACACCGACATCTGACAGCTCTGCTGCAAACTGAAGGCCCTGTTTTTCCACGCCTAACTAACATCAGAAATCGATGATGACATCGACAACAAATACATGAATCTCAACAAATGCTATTTACCAACACCAGGCGATGTCACAACAATATTCAGATACGTTCATTTAAGGGGAAACGTCGTTAAAAATAGGTAAACACCTAGCTAGCGATGGTATCCTGGCTAGCTACTGTGGCTGTTGTACGGAATAGAGATACCCCATCCCACTTGCTCCCCCGCCCAACTCACACATTGGTTTAACGTCAGTGTTGTTATGCTCCACGTCAGCAAGAACGAGCAGCTTGTTGCTTTATTTCATCGGGATGTTGTTTCGATTCTTTATGACACAATTTACTGGAATACATTTGTcaataatatctgttggaaacaCGTATCgttattaccacacaaataccTGCTTTTTAACAAGGTCAAATAGGTCTCTTTCAGAATGTATTACCCTGCgaatcattacctgaagaaactcaAAGACATTACTGTCCTTTTTGTGTTGAGCGTCCAGAAACAGCTTTGCATTGATTTTGGCACTGTCTACACGTAAAGAGATTATGGCAAGACATTTGTAGTTGTATAATATTCTTGAAgacttgtttacattttagtcttATCCAGAACAATTTACAGTAGCGAGTGCAaacatttttgtactggtcccccgtagGAATCAAACCCAGCGCCAtgcactaccaactgagctaaGGATACACCGTAGAATGATCAAATGTGATGCCAATTTCCGTAACTATTTTTTACCTTAAATGTAATTGTGCTAATGGCAAAATGTAAATTCACTAATAGAAAAACACTCTTCCTTGTTTTCTATAAAGAGTTGGACCAAtactttaagaacaaattcttatttagaatgacggcctacaccggccaaacttggacgacgctgtgccaactgtgcgccgccctatgggactcccaatcacggcaagTTGTGATAGACCCTGGAtccgaaccagggtgtctgtagtgaagtttcaagcactgagatgcagtgccttagaccactgcgccactcgggagacaaaGGTTTTCAAATTGTACAAACATATACGGAAGTGGAATTATACATTCAAAATGCATATTAAGCAAAGTGCATAACCAAGCACACAggtttaaccctcctgctgtgttccgaattcggtcgaattggaccgatttacaagttctctctctgaaaaatgtagttcatttaatctgattgtcataagtttccatgactttgtccacacaggacatctgaacatacaaaatacattttgatgattttcattacattttgggtgtattatttaacttttgtacacctgtggtgttcccggtcaaaaatgacctgtcattagaaatgaatgggtgagactacaattagtgtataaaattgagttctggctcatgcccattcatcagatggacacacttcctctccaagacccccacatgcatgtgtgtttgagcacacacacacacacctcactccccttcttggcttccatggcaacccccatgggaacctttccccaatagaatccatcccccacgggaaccacacctgttggcgtTCTCActaacaatcgcaacattgtttcaataatatatagaacttttctcgcagctcttgtacagtatataaagcttttttgaggccttgctcacaattcattctgtggcagcacaatgaccaaacgatatactgtatgtgaagctcttgatcatatctttgacactggtgaggaggagagtccttgttaaactttgactcaaagtagtctgtgataaatagcacaatatgtttcatctgagtatttgttatagtcaaaataatccatacattatgctttttctttactcaaaaacgagttgtatgagctcaggtcaatgaggcctacaggccataaatagcaaatagaagttcaaaacgtgTAATGGTCACgataacttaagttgataaaaaagATCTAAcgcaacattaggtgataatatatgtattataaaatatttataatcagctataatggggcggtcattttggaccgggaacacataagtaattaacatgaaacgaacacaacaggagggttaagaaataaatatatatattcatatatgtaaaaaaaaaattttaatgTTTTTTCAATCGTCACAATACACGTCAAGTATAACGTCACGTCCGGTTTTGGGGGAAGTGGCGCATTGGTCCGTCAGCGAAATCTGTCCCCTGTGTTATTATTGTTGGCAAAAGAGCAGCTGCGTACACTGTAAAGTCGTGCACACAACGTTTGCTACCACCCTTTCGAAAACTACAATAATGCCGTCGGGGAAAAACtttagaaggagaagagaaagctcttcggatgaagaggaagacgAGATAACAGCTGAAGTTAGGTAACGTTTGAGACGTTTTCAATATAACTTACCTTAGTTCGCAAGCCAGCCACGACGTGTATGATGGCTAGCTTCTAGCTGGCTAATGACTATTCGATTGCCGGATAGCAATTCTTCCTGTTCTTGATATTGACATTAGTCAAATCTTTTTTTTCTACTCAGATCGAAACTGGACGAAGCTAAAGAACTTCAGAGTTTACGGAAAAGACAGACTGGAGTTAGGTAGGTACAGTTTACAATTAAACAGCACGTTTCTGTTGTGTACCTTAGCTAATTGCACTTAGCCAGAAGTGTATATCACAGCTAGCTATCCAATAATATTTGATTAtcaacatttctttttttaaagactgAATTGGGTTTTCAGCCTAATTACAGGCTCATAACTTGGTTTGCTGCTATAAAGCAGAGGGATGCGGCTGGATAAATTGAATCATTATCTCAATCCATGAGATAGACATAGCTTTAATCATAGTTTGTTTACAAAGACTCAAATGAGCAAGCTTATTGTGTTAAGATGGAGTAAGACAGTTACTTGCGCCTACTGAGGCATGTACAATTTAGCATATATTCTAAAAAGAAGTAAACCGGCATATTATAAAATTAATTTAATAGTTGAGAAATTGTACCTTAACGAAACTGAAAAGTTATGATTAACTTTCTGTTATGTTGTACTATTCAGCGTGTCTGCATTGTTGGAGGGGGAGAAACTTCGCTTGGACGAAGGGGGTgatgtatgtttttttcccttGTTTACATAGTGTTATTGTTCAGTTGTTGATACattgaatgtgtttgtgtttctgcatcTTATCTTATACTAACTACATTCTTCTCAACTTTCATTGCTCAACAGAATGACCCTTTTAAATTGAAGACCGGGGGTGTTGTTGACATGAAAAAAGTTAAAGACCGGGCCAGAGACATGTAAGCTTTTATTGCTACCAGTTTGAGGCTTTTAAAGTGTGTAAGACCATTTTTTTGTCAGTATTTATGATGTGTATGTCTCTTCTCCACCTTCAGGACCGATGACGACACAGGGGACCTTAATCTGGGCACCTCTTTCTCTGCCGAGACCAACAGACGAGATGAGGATGCCGACATGTATGCTATCAACAAACCAAacaatttattacattttattaggatccccatgagCTGACGCCATACGAAAAATacattaaacaaaaataaactcagcaaaaaaagaaatgtcctctcactgtcaactgcgtttattttcagcaaacttgtgtaaatatttgtatgaacataagattcaacaactgagacacaaactgaacaagtacCACAGACATgggactaacataaatggaataatgtgtctctgaacaaaggggggtcaaaatcaaaagtaacagtcagtatctggtgtggccaccagctgcattacgtACTGCAaagcatctcctcatggactgtaccagatttgccagttcttgctgtgagatgttaccccactcttctaccaaggcacctgcaagttcccagacatttctgtgggaaatggccctagccctcaccctccgattcaacaggtcccagatgtgctcaatgggattgagatccgggctcttcgctggccatagcagaacactgacattcctgtcttgcaggaaatcacgcacagaacgagcagtatggctggtggcattgtcatgctggagggtcatgtcaggatgagcttgcaggaagggtaccacatgaggaaggaggatgtcttccctgtaacgcacagcgttgagattgcaggcctcggtgtaacgctcattccttccacGATAAAtttgaatccaaccatcacccctggtgagacaaaaccgcgactcgtcagtgaaaagcactttttgccagtcctgtctggtccagcgacggtgggtttgtgcccataggcgacattgttgccagtgatgtctggtgaggacctgtcttacaacaggcctacaagccctcagtccagcctttctcagcctactgtggtcagtctgagcactgatagagggattgtgcattcctggtgtaactcgggcagcaatttattgccctggccacatctgcagtcctcatgcctccttgcagcacgcctaaggcacgttcatgcagatgagcaggaacccgtggcatctttcttttggtgtttttcagagtctgtagaaagacctctttagtgtcctaagttttcagaactgtgaccttggttgcctaccgtctgtaagctgctagtgtcttaacgaccgttccacaggtgcatgttctttaattgtttatggttcattgaacatgcacgggaaacagtgtttaaaccctttacaatgaagagctgtggatttttactaattatctttggaagacagggttctgaaaaggggacatttcttttttttgctgagttcttATTATCTTAGAGCACAACTATTGTCTGAGATCTCACTGATGTCTCAGTTCACAATTTTGAAGTTCTATATTTTGctgtatatttttaaatgttctcCCCCCGGCTAGGATGAAATACATTGAGACAGagctgaagaagaagaagggctTGGTGGAAGCGGAGGAGCAGAAGGTAAAAGTGAAGAATGCTGAGGACCTCCTGTACGAGCTGCCGGAGAACATCCGAGTCAACTCGGCCAAGAAGACTGAAGAGATGTTGTCCAATCAGATGCTGAGTGGGATCCCCGAGGTTGACCTTGGCATTGAGTGAGTGGCCAGGGTCTCAATGTTTCTGCAGCTGAAAACTCCTAGGGGAAACACTCTTGGTGTTTTTTGCTCTTGTTAAATCTGTATTAATGTCTGTAGCAACTATAGCAATGTCTTGTAATCTTACCACAACAAATCCAGTGACTGAAAACCTTGCACAACAGCTGTGTTTGTTTAGAACATCTTGAAGCTTAGATAAAGAgcattatttctgttttttagtgCTAAGATAAAGAACATCATCTTCACGGAGGAGGCCAAGGCCAAGCTGCTACAGGATCAAAGGAACAAGAAGAAGGACAACGGCACCTCCTTTGTCCCCACCAATATCGCTGTCAACTACGTCCAGCACAACCGCTGTGAGTTATGTTCATGTCATCTATGACTCTTTCCTGCTTCACACTACAGGGCAGACCCAATCCGTACTTTGCTGGCTTTGTTATTTTATCTCTCACATGGTTTCTGTAAAGAACAGTggtggatgcgtaaccaggccagTACAGCTAGGCTTGACTCAGTAGCATGGACCAGCCCAGTACAGCTAGGCTTGACTCAGTAGCATGGACCAGCCCAGTACAGCTAGGCTTGACTCAGTAGCATGAACCAGCCCAGTACAGCTAGGCTTGACTCAGTAGCATGGACCAGCCCAGTACAGCTAGGCTTGACTCAGTAgcatgacatcaaatcacgtccACCTGCTAAACACATGCTGATCTGTCAGCCTTTAACTGTGTGAATGTATTTTGTTCCAGTCTACCGTGAAGACGTGAACGCCccacagagacaccacaacagACACAAACCAAAGGAGCCAGAGGCCAGGCCTCTCCGTGTGGGTGACACAGAGAAACCAGGACCAGAGGGTAAGAGAAGAATCCACACAACTGCATCAACCACTGCATCACAtttagaccaaaggacatataCAAACACATTGCTAGAGAGAAGCCACCGCTAATACTGATAGCATAACACAGTATCTCTGAGATGAaaacatttgtaattttttttgctgAAATATTGGAGAATACACCTATTTAGAGATGATCTGCTCTCATGTCTCTTCCAGCTGTGGAACCAGCCAACCATCGCAAGAGGCCTAACAACGAGAAGGCCACGGACGACTACCACTACGAGAAGTTCAAGAAGATGAACCGTAGATACTGAGGATAGATTTGCCCTTTGACTGGAATTTGGATAATCTCCACTGAACATGATTTTTAGTCTAGGGCTAGGATGAGTTTTTCctttagaaaaaaaaatatatgcccatttgtataaatagcctcttctgctttgttgttttgtctggGACTCGATTGATGTAGTGTATTCTATCAATAGCATGTGAAATGTAAAATCAGAAttatttgatgtcattccatCCTTGGTTTCTACAATAAATGTATCATGTTCTCTTTGACATTTGACAGAACAAAACCAGTAGTAATAGCCGACTATTTTTGGATTGTTccagaaatctttttttttaaagattagaGACAGGCTTGAGTTTATAATGGTGTTTTATTCACTTGTCTAATTCTTCATGCAATTAAAAGCTTACTAACTGAAATTGCAATATTACAAAAACAATGCTACAAAAGTAATCCAAGAACATAACATCCATACACTTGCATGACATGCAGTCTTATGGTCATACATTTAGACAAGTTTTAACCTAAATAAAGAAATTGGCATCAGTAATGCACCATGTTTCTGCCACTGGGGTAACTGAAATGTCTTTAGAACTAAATCTCAACAAGTGTATGTAATGGGGATATTAGACAGACAGGGCAAAAACAAATCTTGGTTAGATTTTCGGGAGACGCAGTTTTAAAATTGTTTGGGCCAGCTAATAGTCTTCACGCTTGTTGCATTAAGCATTATTTCTAATCTTGTTCAAacgcataaaaaaaaaacttatacTCTATCCATTTGGTCAGATACCTTGCTACAGAGCTTACAGCATTTATAAACTATCAGAGAAGCAACCTTAGATGGATTACCATTATTGATTGAATAAAGTATGTGTGATATTTGTGCAGTTGGAGTGTAACGTTAGCTTATCAACAGTGTTCATCATACTATCAATGCTTCATACTGTTCCCTTGTAATCTTAAAGTATACAGAGGAATACCCTTTAGAAACATTAAAGGTCTTCGGTTCAGTTTTGCTTGCCCCCCATTTCCACCAGACACACTGACAGTGGAAGACTTGTCATACTGTACATGGATAGACTATGATACATTAACACTAATCTACGTACCACTGTGAGAATCTGAGTGACACGGTGTTGGAGGGAGAGGTCCATTCTACATCCATATGTGGTCTGCTCCAGTGCTTTAGGGCTTGTCTGCCGCGGCGGTGGTCCCGTGTCCGTTGAGGTGATGTTTGGGGGTGGTCTCCTGGGAGGCAGGTCCGTCTGTGTCCTCCTCGACCCCCTGGGCTGACCCGGAGGTGGCGCCCCCGTCCGGGGACGCCCAACTGTCCCAACGCCAGTAGGCCTCACACAGGGGCAGGTCGGTACTGTCCCACTGACCGTAGCTTTACCAGAACAAAAACCATAGAGGGGTATAGAATCAGCAaagcacagagaagagaggtGTGTGTCTGACACATCTGGTAGAGTACAGACACACACCTGCAataaagagacagacacaggaatgATGCACACAAAACGCAGGAAACAGCAGTATGAAGTACAAGCTTAAGCTCTAAAAGGATCCCAGAGCAATGTTGGCTAGGTCTAGTGTTTGGTGCTGTGATCATTTCCCTAAATAAATGTGTCTCTAGTCTTTCATTCCTCTTCGTCTTCGCTATTAACAGCTGCAATGCAGTCTCAAAGATGGTAAACTGGACACATTCATTGCTTGTTTTGTTTCCATTTCCAAATGCAACACAATCAATGAAACATGACCTGGAGCAATGAGTAGGTGgtaaatctgtcgatgtgcccttgagcaaggcatgtaACACTAATTGCGTCTGCTAAATGCCTCAAATGTAAACGTAGAGTTGGGTCATCTGTAACTGACTGTTAGATACACTAGTTGTTGGTATTAGGGTTGTTGCGATACAAGTAATGTGATACTCTGAGGTATCGTGGGAAGGAATCAAAACATGAGGCGTACTGAATTTcctgaggaaaacagtcctaatgTCAGAAACCAGCAGCCTGATGTTGTCATCCAGAATCCCATGTttcttttccaagctatagcacactatATGTCACATACAGTGGGTTTTTAAAGGACTAAGGAGTttagtctgctttgtgttttcctttttgCCAAGGAAAATCAGGTATCGTAGTATCACGATACTTGAGTCGTGACAACCCTAGTTTATATCACCTAGCTGTGTAATCTTACTCCCAGAAGTGCATTAGATCCTGATGCAGGGCAAAGAACAGGAAATGTACAggcagagaaaaagaggggatACAACACCTTGCATGCCGAAAAGCAACATCTAGAGACAGCTAGATTTCTCACAGTTAAATAAATTAGACAGAGAATTACATTGTTTTGTCTCTAGTTTATTTTTCAGTGTTTATAAAGATAAAAGACCTGGTCTATGCCAatgatctatatatatatatataaacacactgtATGACCAATAGagggcgctgtgttgaagccaccgtgcctccatcttgacACGCCCCCACCAGTGTAAAAAATtgaatagaaatgcatttattaatgtctacattcgtttttgccacatttattatattacagataccttaatgcatacttttacattATATTGTGAGCTATTAAGTCCTTACAAAGTATAATTTTGggagattactaatgttactgtcgccactacaacaacaaaacacttaaatacatgcaattttgtccttgaaacatttaattgaaatactgtagaattccattcattcctatggaggactgctcctactgggcaATGcaaatatggccgaccggtggcttcaaagcctctcaatggtcaATAGAttgcatcagcaatccagggtttatatacatcattggtctaTGCAGGTGACTGACACAGACTAAATACATATTGCCATAGTTGATATGTGTGCAACAGTGCATGCTTTGTGAACACAGTTTGCACGGTTACTGGCTTGGTCAACTGTCTGGGAACAGAATCATTCAGATACAACACCGGATTCCGTTCAATGCAAAGTTTCTGGAACCCTCATAGAGATTAGATTTGTCTAGCACTTTCCAGTCTAAAACCAttcaatagaaaataaataacacaaatgcCTGGTGTGTTGGTTAATGGACCTATACATCCACAATTTATAATTAGGGTTATAAAGACATAATACTTTTGCTTGTAGAAATGATCTTCCAGTGATTTTGTGATTGTAACAGTTTTTCTTCTTCAGTAGATTCCAAGTATTTTGCAATGAAAGCATTTTTAACGTGTTTTCTTACATTTCCCTTCCTGAGCCGTTTGCTCTGACGTAACACAAATCTTTCAATTACATGATTGAATAGTTAACTAAAGGATCTTATCCACATTTCAGCACACAACTACACCCACTCACCAGTCCACAAATACTGACTGTAAAGCTTTAGAATGTGTTACCTAGATACCTACctataagtcggaagtttacataaaccttatccaaatacatttaaactcagtttttcacaattcctgacatttaaccctagtaaaaattccctgtcttaggtcagttaggattagaggtcgaccgattatgatttttcaatgccgataccgataccgattattggatgaccaaaaaagccgataccgattaatcggcctatttatttatttgtatttatttgtaataatgacaattacaacaatactgaatgaacacttttattttaacttaatataatacatcaatgaaatcaatttagactcaaataaataatgaaacatgttcaatttggtttaaataatgcaaaaacaaagtgttggagaagaaagtaaaagtgcaatatgtgccatgtaaaaaagctaacatttaagttccttgctcagaacatgagaacatatgaaagctggtggttccttttaacatgagtcttcaatattcccaggtaagaacttttaggttgtagttattatgggaattataggactatttctctctataccatttgtatttcatatacctttgactattggatgttcttataggcactatagtattgccagtgtaacagtatagcttccgtccctctcctcgccccaggaacacatcgacaacagtcaccctcaaagcatcgttacccatcgctccacaaaagccgcggcccttgcagagcaaggggaacaactatttcaaggtctcagagcgagtgacgtcaccgtttgaaacgctattagcgcgcaccccactaactagccatttcacatcggttacaccagcctaatctcgggagttgataggcttgaagtcataaacagctcaatgcttgaagcacagcgaagagctgatggcaaacgcactaaagtgctgtttgaatgaatgcttacgagcctgctgctgcctaccactgctcagtcagactgctctatcaaatatcaaatcacagactaaattataacataataacacacagaaatacgagccttaggtcattaatatggtcaaatccggaaactatcatttcgaaaacaaaacgtttattctttcagtgaaatacggaaccgttacgtattttatctaacgggtagcatccataagtctaaatattcctgttacattgcacaaccttcaatgttatatcataattacgtaaaattctggcaaattagttcgcaacgagccaggcggcccaaactgttgcatataccctgactcaatttccctagtttaatattgcctgctaacctggatttcttttaacgaaatatgcaggtttaaaaatatatacttctgtgtattgattttaagaaaggcattgatgtttatggttaggtacattcgtgtaacgattgtgcttttttcgcaaatgcgcttttgttaattccccgtttggcgaagttggctgtctttgttaggaagaaagtcttcacacagttcgcaacgagccaggcggcccaaactgctgcatataccctgactctgttgcacagaacgcaagagaagtgacacaatttcccgagttaaaagaaattcatgttagcaggcaatattaactaaatatgcaggtttaaaaatatatatttgtgtattgattttaagaaaggcgttgatgtttaaagttaggtacacattggtgcaacgacagtgcttttttcacaaatgcccTCGTTAAATCAGTAGGCTaagattcaa
This portion of the Salvelinus sp. IW2-2015 linkage group LG4q.1:29, ASM291031v2, whole genome shotgun sequence genome encodes:
- the lg4q.1:29h9orf78 gene encoding splicing factor C9orf78 homolog isoform X2; translated protein: MLFRFFMTQFTGIHLSIISVGNTSKLDEAKELQSLRKRQTGVSVSALLEGEKLRLDEGGDNDPFKLKTGGVVDMKKVKDRARDMTDDDTGDLNLGTSFSAETNRRDEDADMMKYIETELKKKKGLVEAEEQKVKVKNAEDLLYELPENIRVNSAKKTEEMLSNQMLSGIPEVDLGIDAKIKNIIFTEEAKAKLLQDQRNKKKDNGTSFVPTNIAVNYVQHNRFYREDVNAPQRHHNRHKPKEPEARPLRVGDTEKPGPEAVEPANHRKRPNNEKATDDYHYEKFKKMNRRY
- the lg4q.1:29h9orf78 gene encoding splicing factor C9orf78 homolog isoform X1, which codes for MFFQSSQYTSSITSRPVLGEVAHWSVSEICPLCYYCWQKSSCVHCKVVHTTFATTLSKTTIMPSGKNFRRRRESSSDEEEDEITAEVRSKLDEAKELQSLRKRQTGVSVSALLEGEKLRLDEGGDNDPFKLKTGGVVDMKKVKDRARDMTDDDTGDLNLGTSFSAETNRRDEDADMMKYIETELKKKKGLVEAEEQKVKVKNAEDLLYELPENIRVNSAKKTEEMLSNQMLSGIPEVDLGIDAKIKNIIFTEEAKAKLLQDQRNKKKDNGTSFVPTNIAVNYVQHNRFYREDVNAPQRHHNRHKPKEPEARPLRVGDTEKPGPEAVEPANHRKRPNNEKATDDYHYEKFKKMNRRY